A genomic segment from Streptomyces sp. NBC_00237 encodes:
- a CDS encoding glycosyltransferase family 2 protein has product MVKLSVVVPFYNVQTYAPDALRSLRANTREDFEFLLVDDCSTDETPELLARAERDLPGAVLLRHERNGGLATARNTGLDAARGEYLTFLDGDDWYAPGYLSQLLTSIEDLGCDFVRTDHVQCTGRTRTVQRVPHGRRGESLSPRAAILPADRSTSVDYAYAWAGIYHRRLLDRGLLHFTDGLRTAEDRPWIWRLHREAESFGVVGLLGVFYRRGIASSLTQIGDVRQLDFIRAFDQVLAETARDADARSLLPKAVRTYCAIISHHLGSADDSNRFEPAVARKLRAMSAAALRRMPQGILTDALNAMDTDRATRLRRLKRGLPGTGAGVAA; this is encoded by the coding sequence GTGGTCAAGCTCTCCGTCGTCGTGCCGTTCTACAACGTGCAGACATACGCCCCAGATGCCCTGAGAAGTCTGCGTGCGAACACGCGCGAGGACTTCGAATTCCTTCTCGTCGACGACTGTTCGACGGACGAGACCCCGGAGCTGCTCGCCCGGGCGGAGCGTGATCTACCGGGTGCGGTCCTCCTCAGACACGAACGCAACGGCGGTCTGGCGACGGCCCGCAACACCGGCCTGGACGCGGCACGCGGCGAGTACCTGACCTTCCTGGACGGCGACGACTGGTACGCCCCCGGCTACCTCTCCCAACTCCTCACCTCCATCGAGGACTTGGGATGCGACTTCGTCCGCACGGACCACGTCCAGTGCACGGGCCGCACCCGCACGGTGCAGCGCGTTCCGCACGGACGGCGCGGCGAGTCCCTGTCGCCGCGCGCCGCGATCCTGCCCGCCGACCGGTCGACCTCGGTGGACTACGCGTACGCCTGGGCCGGGATCTACCACCGGCGCCTCCTGGACCGGGGTCTCCTGCACTTCACGGACGGACTGCGGACGGCGGAGGACCGGCCGTGGATCTGGCGGCTGCACCGGGAGGCGGAATCCTTCGGGGTGGTGGGACTGCTCGGAGTCTTCTACCGGCGCGGAATCGCCTCGTCGCTCACCCAGATCGGCGACGTCAGGCAACTCGATTTCATCCGGGCATTCGACCAGGTCCTGGCGGAAACGGCACGCGACGCGGACGCGCGTTCCCTTCTCCCGAAAGCAGTACGGACATATTGCGCGATCATTTCCCACCACCTGGGAAGTGCGGACGACTCGAACAGGTTCGAACCGGCGGTGGCGAGGAAATTGCGGGCGATGAGCGCGGCGGCCCTGCGGAGAATGCCGCAGGGCATTCTGACGGACGCCCTGAACGCGATGGACACGGACCGGGCGACCCGGCTGCGCCGGCTGAAGCGCGGACTGCCGGGCACGGGCGCGGGGGTGGCGGCATGA